A genomic window from Candidatus Kouleothrix ribensis includes:
- a CDS encoding ATP-grasp domain-containing protein gives MFKKILIANRGEIAVRIARTCRDLGIASVALYDPSDAGSLHVRLADECVALTSGQGYVDTSEVIRIALATGAEAIHPGYGFLAEQPAFIRACTAAGLVFIGPPADVVELLKNKIATLERVAAAGFATPRHSTSAFEANDFAAIQAEAERIGYPLVLKSCSGGRGRGTRVVRSREQLAEVLGQTQAASMAVFRDDRVYLEQAILPSRYVEVPFLADQRGNLIHLGERDSSIQRNNQKIIAETPAPYLTQPQREQLWDQALQIARLFDCRSAYTVEFVVDQAGQLFFTEIKPRIQVEHSVTEMVASVDIVRAQIRSAAGEALTIDQSMVQLHGCAMQCRIRAEDPWNNSLPSPGRIELIRQPGGPNVRVDTYAYSGCEIPLTYEPMFAKLVVWGRDRADCLNRMRRALEETFITGIQTNLPLLQNIFNDPVFEQGTYTTEFGRRALLSSRTDPGELRDLAVIAAAAYALRAGAARPTQPERLNSGWHRSSRELPK, from the coding sequence ATGTTCAAAAAGATACTGATCGCAAACCGGGGCGAGATCGCCGTTCGCATCGCACGCACCTGCCGCGACCTGGGCATCGCCTCAGTCGCGCTCTACGATCCATCCGACGCCGGCTCGCTGCATGTACGCCTGGCCGACGAATGTGTGGCGCTTACTTCCGGCCAGGGCTATGTCGACACCAGCGAGGTCATCCGGATCGCACTGGCCACCGGCGCCGAGGCCATCCATCCTGGCTACGGCTTTCTCGCCGAGCAGCCGGCCTTCATCCGCGCCTGCACGGCCGCCGGCCTGGTGTTTATTGGCCCACCGGCCGATGTGGTCGAGCTGCTCAAGAACAAGATCGCCACGCTCGAGCGCGTGGCAGCGGCCGGGTTTGCCACACCCCGGCACTCGACCAGCGCGTTCGAGGCCAACGACTTCGCGGCGATCCAGGCCGAGGCCGAGCGGATCGGCTACCCACTGGTGCTGAAGTCGTGCAGCGGTGGGCGCGGGCGCGGCACACGCGTGGTGCGCTCGCGCGAGCAACTGGCCGAAGTGCTCGGCCAGACCCAAGCCGCCAGCATGGCCGTGTTCCGCGACGACCGCGTGTACCTTGAGCAGGCCATCCTGCCCTCGCGCTATGTCGAGGTGCCGTTCCTGGCCGACCAGCGCGGCAATCTGATCCACCTGGGCGAGCGCGATAGCTCAATCCAGCGCAATAATCAGAAGATCATCGCCGAGACGCCCGCGCCATACCTGACACAGCCGCAGCGCGAGCAGCTGTGGGATCAAGCGCTGCAGATCGCGCGCCTGTTCGATTGCCGCAGCGCCTACACCGTCGAGTTCGTGGTCGATCAGGCCGGCCAACTGTTCTTCACCGAGATCAAGCCGCGCATCCAGGTCGAGCATTCGGTCACCGAGATGGTCGCCTCAGTCGATATCGTACGCGCACAGATCCGCTCGGCCGCCGGCGAAGCCCTGACGATCGACCAGTCGATGGTTCAACTGCACGGCTGTGCCATGCAGTGCCGAATTCGCGCCGAAGACCCGTGGAACAACTCGCTGCCCAGCCCCGGCCGGATCGAGCTGATCCGCCAGCCCGGCGGGCCAAATGTGCGCGTCGACACGTATGCCTACAGCGGCTGCGAGATCCCGCTGACCTACGAGCCGATGTTTGCCAAGCTGGTGGTGTGGGGCCGCGACCGGGCCGATTGCCTGAACCGCATGCGGCGCGCGCTCGAAGAGACGTTTATCACCGGGATTCAGACCAACTTGCCGCTGCTACAGAATATCTTCAACGACCCGGTGTTCGAGCAGGGCACCTACACAACCGAGTTCGGCCGGCGCGCCCTGCTGAGCTCGCGCACCGACCCTGGCGAGCTACGCGATCTGGCCGTGATTGCCGCCGCAGCCTACGCGCTGCGCGCCGGCGCCGCCCGGCCGACCCAGCCAGAGCGGCTCAATTCGGGCTGGCACCGCTCGAGCCGTGAGCTGCCCAAGTGA